The nucleotide sequence GTTACGTTAGCCCAATGGGTGAATTAAAGGATAATTATTGATTTGTCAGAACCCCTAAAAAGCAACCTACACCGCTTACTCCAAACAGATTGCCGCGGCTTTGTTTCATAAGAAACTTAAGCCTTAAAGTTTAAAACCAAGAACTTTAACAACCACTACCTCGTGCCTCGCAATGACGGTTAAATATTGGTTTTCTGCTAACTATAATTCCCCTCCCGTAGTCAATCTTTTAACCCAACTAACCCATTACCCCGTCACGTCTTTGCGAGGAGGGACGACGAAGCAATCTAATCGTCAGGTCTGGTATTGATACATTATGATTGTAGTGCCGATTTTTTATCGGCATGGCTAAGTTATGAGTAAAACACAGTCATTAAAATCAACAGCCAAAATCAGCGATAACCTCCAAACTGGTAAGAGCCGAAAAGTAGACAAAAAGGATAAGTTAATAATCAGCAGCCCGGTAGCTACTAAGAGCGGGCGGGGACCCTATGGCTGGCGTGGGCATATTGCGGCTTGTGGGGTGCCGGATTTTTAAAAATGCCGCCATTAAGAACTGCCTTTGACAGTGAATCGTCAGTTAAGGCATTTTTCTGGCAGGGAGGGATTGTGCGTTTAGTGCGAGGCAATATGCCTTCAGCCATAGTGTCTTTTTTTGGTTACCTTTTTTGGACAAGCAAAAAAGGTAAGAAAAATCGGAGAATGAACCATAGGTTACGTTAGCCCAATGGGTGAATTAAAGGATAATTATTGATTTGTCAGAACCCCTAAAAAGCAACCTACACCGCTTACTCCAAACAGATTGCCGCGGCTTTGTTTCATAAGAAACTTAAGCCTTAAAGTTTAAAACCAAGAACTTTAACAACCACTACCTCGTGCCTCGCAATGACGGTTAAATATTGGTTTTCTGCTAACTATAATTCCCCTCCCGTAGTCAATCTTTTAACCCAACTAACCCATTACCCCGTCACGTCTTTGCGAGGAGGGACGACGAAGCAATCTAATCGTCAGGTCTGGTATTGATACATTATGATTGTAGTGCCGATTTTTTATCGGCATGGCTAAGTTATGAGTAAAACACAGTCATTAAAATCAACAGCCAAAATCAGCGATAACCTCCAAACTGGTAAGAGCCGAAAAGTAGACAAAAAGGATAAGTTAATAATCAGCAGCCCGGTAGCTACTAAGAGCGGGCGGGGACCCTATGGCTGGCGTGGGCATATTGCGGCTTGTGGGGTGCCGGATTTTTAAAAATGCCGCCATTAAGAACTGCCTTTGACAGTGAATCGTCAGTTAAGGCATTTTTCTGGCAGGGAGGGATTGTGCGTTTAGTGCGAGGCAATATGCCTTCAGCCATAGTGTCTTTTTTTGGTTACCTTTTTTGGACAAGCAAAAAAGGTAAGAAAAATCGGAGAATGAACCATAGGTTACGTTAGCCCAATGGGTGAATTAAAGGATAATTATTGATTTGTCAGAACCCCTAAAAACCAACCTACACCACTCACCCCAAACAGATTGCCGCGGCATTTTTTCATAAGAAGATAAAGCCTTAAAGTTTCACCTCAAGAACTTTAACAACCACTACCTCGCGCCTCGCAATGACGGTTAAGTTTTGGTTTTCTGCTATTTAGAAATCATTATTTAGTATAATCAATCTCCGTAGTCAACATATAAACCCAATAAACCCATTTCCCAACCACGTCTTTGCGAGGAGGAACGACGAAGCAATCTAATCGTCAGGTCTGGTATTGATACATTATGATTGTAGTGCCGATTTTTTATCGGCATGGCTAAGGTATAAAAGTAGAGAAAGAGCCATAGGCCACACTAGCTCAATAGGTGAATTAAAAAATAATTATTGATTTGTCATAACCTCTAAAAAGCAACCTACACCGCTTACCCCAACCAGATTGCCGCGGCTTTGTTTCATAAGAAACTTAAGCCTTAAAGTTTAAAACCAAGAACTTTAACAACCACTACCTCGTGCCTCGCAATGACGCTTTAATTCTGTTTTTTCTGCTAATTACATCCCTTTAGTCAGTACAACAGAAATCTCCGTAGCCAATCTTTTAAACCAACTAACCCATTTCCCAACCACGTCATTGCGAGGAGGAACGACGAAGCAATCTTATCGTCAGGTCTGGTATTAATACATTATGATTGTAGTGCCGATTTTTTATCGGCATGGCTAAGGTATAAAAGTAGAGAAAGAGCCATAGGCCACACTAGCTCAATAGGTGAATTAAAAAATAATTATTGATTTGTCATAACCTCTAAAAAGCAACCTACACCGCTTACCCCAACCAGATTGCCGCGGCTTTGTTTCATAAGAAACTTAAGCCTTAAAGTTTAAAACCAAGAACTTTAACAACCACTACCTCGTGCCTCGCAATGACGGTTAAATATTGGTTTTCTGCTAACTATAATTCCCCTCCCGTAGTCAATCTTTTAACCCAACTAACCCATTACCCCGTCACGTCTTTGCGAGGAGGGACGACGAAGCAATCTAATCGTCAGGTCTGGTATTGATACATTATGATTGTAGTGCCGATTTTTTATCGGCATGGCTAAGTTATGAGTAAAACACAGTCATTAAAATCAACAGCCAAAATCAGCGATAACCTCCAAACTGGTAAGAGCCGAAAAGTAGACAAAAAGGATAAGTTAATAATCAGCAGCCCGGTAGCTACTAAGAGCGGGCGGGGACCCTATGGCTGGCGTGGGCATATTGCGGCTTGTGGGGTGCCGGATTTTTAAAAATGCCGCCATTAAGAACTGCCTTTGACAGTGAATCGTCAGTTAAGGCATTTTTCTGGCAGGGAGGGATTGTGCGTTTAGTGCGAGGCAATATGCCTTCAGCCATAGTGTCTTTTTTTGGTTACCTTTTTTGGACAAGCAAAAAAGGTAAGAAAAATCGGAGAATGAACCATAGGTTACGTTAGCCCAATGGGTGAATTAAAGGATAATTATTGACTTGTCAGAACCCCTAAAAACCAACCTACACCACTCACCCCAAACAGATTGCCGCGGCATTATTTCATAAGAAACTTAGGCCTTAAAGTTTAAACCCAAGAACTTTAACAACCACTATCTCGTGCCTCGCAATGACGGCTATATCCTAGGTTCTGCCAACTACAATCCTTAATATAACAAAAACCCTCCGTAGGATCTCAATCCAAACTCCGGCTGGTGCGGGCATGTCTACATTTCCAATACCTTAAACTCCACACGCCTATTTTTGGCTCGGTTTTCTTCACTGTCGTTTTTAACAGCGGGCTTATGCTTGCCGTAACCTTTTGGTACTAACCGTTCCTGACTGATACCACTGTCTTTCAGATAATCCACAACCGACTCGGCCCGCGACTGGGATAGTTTTTTATTGTATTCATCGCTCCCCCGGTCGTCTGTATGGGCAGATATTTCAAGTACCAGGTCAGGGTTCTTGTTCATTAACCGCACAACCCGCTTAAGCTCCGCAAATGACTCCTTGCTTAAAGAAGCTGCATCATGATCAAAAAGAATATTATTGAGCCTAAAAGATGCATCCTTTTTTAATGGCACAAGGGCAATCTCCTGCCTTTCAGCATACACACTTGTGTCTGTCAAATCCAGCCCTTGCGAATCAAAGGCATAGCCTTTCGCATTGGCGGAAAACTCGTAAACCTCATTGTCTTTCAGAAAAGCTTTGAAAGTACCCGTTTCAGCATCACTTTCAATCGTATAAACCATATCAGGATCATTCTTCGCTACAATTTTTACTTGCGCCTGAAGCGGTTCGCCTGTGTCTGCGCATTTCACCAAACCTCTTATCCCTTTCACCTCGTCAGGACGGAAAGCTTCAGGAATGGGCAAGAAGAAAATACTTTCTTTGTTGTTCGTAGAAGTCGAGGAAAAGTAAATAACATCGCCAGAGGCAGGCACCGTTACCAGTTCGTCATCTTTTGGAGTATTCATAAAAGCCATAGGCTCTGGTGTTGACCATTTTCCATTGTCGTACCGGGTCATGTACAAGTTGAACCCAGCTTGGTTAACTTCACGGATTGAAGAAAAAACCAACGTACGTCCATCTGCCATAATTCTAGGATAGGCCTCGCAACCACTATTGACAGGCGACGGCAAAGGTCTTGGTTTTTCAAATTCCCCATCAAGTTTTTCGGACACGTAAATATCGCAACAATGCTGCCCCATAGGCCCCCGTTTTCCATTTGGCCTCATAAAATAGAGCCTTTTACCGTCAGGGGACAAAGAGGGAAAACCTTCGTAGGACGTACTGTTTAAAGGCTTACCGGGGTTGATAGGCTCCGACCATTCTCCATCTTCCAAATGGCTGTACCAAATGTCTATTCCCCCTACCCCGCCTTTGATACCAGCGGTAAAAAACAGGGTCGTACCATCATAGGTCAAAAAAGGGCCTCCCAGAAATTCTTTTTCGCCTATAGACTTGTTTATCGCATCCAAGGCCTCCGGCTCTGACCAGTCTCCCGACTCCGTTTTTCGGGAAGCATACAAGGCCCAACGGCCATCCCGGTCTGACTCAAATATCAGCAAATTGCCATCAGCCGAAATGGTAGGTGCAAATTCCGCAAAATAAGGCGTATTAACAGGGGCGCCTAATGATTGCATTTCTTGTGCATTAAGAACTGTAGAGTAGACAAAAAGAATAGTAA is from Cytophagaceae bacterium ABcell3 and encodes:
- a CDS encoding OmpA family protein codes for the protein MRYIFAFTILFVYSTVLNAQEMQSLGAPVNTPYFAEFAPTISADGNLLIFESDRDGRWALYASRKTESGDWSEPEALDAINKSIGEKEFLGGPFLTYDGTTLFFTAGIKGGVGGIDIWYSHLEDGEWSEPINPGKPLNSTSYEGFPSLSPDGKRLYFMRPNGKRGPMGQHCCDIYVSEKLDGEFEKPRPLPSPVNSGCEAYPRIMADGRTLVFSSIREVNQAGFNLYMTRYDNGKWSTPEPMAFMNTPKDDELVTVPASGDVIYFSSTSTNNKESIFFLPIPEAFRPDEVKGIRGLVKCADTGEPLQAQVKIVAKNDPDMVYTIESDAETGTFKAFLKDNEVYEFSANAKGYAFDSQGLDLTDTSVYAERQEIALVPLKKDASFRLNNILFDHDAASLSKESFAELKRVVRLMNKNPDLVLEISAHTDDRGSDEYNKKLSQSRAESVVDYLKDSGISQERLVPKGYGKHKPAVKNDSEENRAKNRRVEFKVLEM